One Trichomycterus rosablanca isolate fTriRos1 chromosome 23, fTriRos1.hap1, whole genome shotgun sequence genomic window carries:
- the otos gene encoding otospiralin, with protein MKPCVLFCVFFTCFVASSLTGARVIPQGVPYDEPLALPYWPYSTSDFWNYVEYFRSIGAYNHINEMARAFFAQQHLGDTLGYHVAEHNER; from the exons ATGAAACCGTGTGTcctgttttgtgttttcttcACATGTTTTGTTGCCAGCAGTCTCACTG gGGCCAGAGTCATTCCTCAAGGCG TTCCTTATGATGAACCCCTGGCCTTGCCCTATTGGCCATACTCAACCTCTGACTTCTGGAACTACGTTGAATACTTCCGTAGCATTGGAGCCTACAACCATATCAATGAAATGGCCAGGGCTTTCTTTGCCCAACAGCATCTCGGGGACACCCTGGGATATCACGTGGCTGAGCACAATGAGCGTTAA
- the apodb gene encoding apolipoprotein Db yields MKTFIVWFLALMLNLVSSQTFHWGPCPTPMVQPNFDLNRYLGKWYEIEKLPASFEKGTCIEANYSLRPDKTFKVLNVQTYKGKVRSTEGTAVVQDTKEPAKLGVSFSYFTPYSPYWVLSTDYNSALVYSCTDVLRIFHVDFAWILARTRTLPPETVYHAKEVFSREKIDVSRMAPTDQSKCDGGI; encoded by the exons ATGAAGACCTTCATTGTGTGGTTTCTGGCTCTTATGCTGAACTTAGTGTCCTCTCAGACATTCCACTGGGGTCCTTGTCCGACACCAATGGTCCAGCCAAACTTTGACCTGAACAGG TACCTGGGTAAGTGGTATGAAATTGAAAAGCTCCCAGCATCCTTCGAGAAAGGAACCTGCATCGAAGCCAACTACTCTCTAAGACCTGACAAGACCTTCAAAGTACTGAACGTGCAGACGTA TAAAGGAAAGGTGAGGAGTACAGAGGGCACAGCGGTTGTGCAGGACACCAAAGAGCCAGCCAAGCTTGGAGTTAGTTTCTCTTACT TCACCCCCTACAGTCCGTACTGGGTGTTGTCCACCGATTACAACAGCGCGCTGGTTTACTCCTGCACCGATGTCTTGCGGATCTTCCACGTCGACTTCGCCTGGATTCTGGCCCGCACCCGTACTCTCCCTCCAGAGACCGTCTACCACGCCAAGGAGGTCTTCTCCAGGGAGAAGATCGACGTCAGTCGAATGGCTCCCACCGATCAGAGCAAATGTGATGGTGGGATTTAA